The Corynebacterium renale genome includes a region encoding these proteins:
- the wzt gene encoding galactan export ABC transporter ATP-binding subunit Wzt/RfbE, with the protein MAQVSIDTHNACVDFPIFDAKSRSMKKAFLGAAGGMIGRNASNTVVVEALRNINLHLREGDRVGLVGHNGAGKSTLLRLLSGIYEPTRGSAIVRGRVAPVFDLGVGMDPEISGYENIIIRGLFLGQTRKSMRRKIDDIAEFSELGEYLNMPLRTYSTGMRVRLALGVVTSIEPEILLLDEGIGAVDAAFMAKARVRLQELVERSGILVFASHSNDFLAQLCNTALWVDHGEIRKAGLVADVVEAYEGPEAGAHMRRLRAEIEGA; encoded by the coding sequence ATGGCTCAAGTAAGCATTGACACGCATAACGCCTGCGTAGACTTCCCCATCTTCGACGCAAAATCGCGTTCCATGAAGAAGGCCTTCCTCGGGGCCGCGGGCGGCATGATTGGCCGCAACGCTTCCAACACCGTGGTCGTCGAAGCGCTGCGCAACATCAACCTGCACCTCCGCGAGGGCGACCGCGTGGGCCTCGTCGGGCACAACGGCGCCGGCAAGTCCACGTTGTTGCGCCTGCTCTCGGGCATTTACGAACCCACGCGCGGCTCCGCAATCGTCCGCGGCCGTGTAGCCCCCGTCTTCGACCTCGGCGTGGGCATGGACCCCGAGATCTCCGGCTACGAGAACATCATCATCCGCGGCCTCTTCCTGGGCCAAACACGCAAATCGATGCGCCGCAAAATCGACGACATCGCCGAATTCTCCGAGCTCGGCGAATACCTCAACATGCCCCTGCGCACCTACTCCACAGGCATGCGCGTGCGCCTGGCTTTAGGTGTTGTGACCTCGATCGAGCCCGAGATCTTGCTTCTCGACGAAGGCATCGGCGCCGTCGACGCCGCCTTCATGGCAAAAGCCCGCGTACGCCTGCAAGAGCTCGTTGAACGCTCCGGCATCCTAGTATTTGCGTCGCACTCCAACGACTTCCTCGCCCAGCTTTGCAACACCGCGCTTTGGGTAGACCACGGCGAAATCCGCAAGGCCGGCCTAGTCGCCGACGTGGTGGAAGCCTACGAGGGTCCCGAGGCCGGCGCACATATGCGCAGGTTGCGGGCCGAGATCGAGGGGGCTTAG
- a CDS encoding VOC family protein, with translation MENLDHIVIAGPDLGELIDWFEELTGVRAIPGGRHDHGTENALVPLAEPKGAYVELIAAAEKPVEQNFFDVNGVKEPTPAAWAIHPDDLDAYAKEHGKGVVDMQRTAPDGTVLKWRLITPEVAPISTEPFAIDWGETPHPSQSGEATLRLESLEIKDDRIAVTFEGCATIGA, from the coding sequence ATGGAGAATTTGGATCATATTGTCATCGCTGGCCCTGACTTGGGCGAGCTCATCGACTGGTTTGAGGAGCTCACCGGGGTTCGCGCGATCCCGGGCGGGCGCCACGACCACGGAACGGAAAATGCGTTGGTGCCGTTGGCGGAGCCGAAGGGCGCCTACGTGGAACTTATCGCCGCCGCTGAAAAGCCGGTGGAGCAGAACTTCTTCGACGTCAACGGTGTGAAAGAACCTACCCCTGCGGCATGGGCGATTCACCCAGACGACTTGGACGCATACGCCAAGGAACATGGTAAAGGCGTAGTGGACATGCAGCGCACTGCGCCTGATGGCACGGTTCTTAAGTGGCGGCTCATCACGCCCGAGGTGGCGCCAATCAGTACCGAACCTTTCGCCATTGACTGGGGTGAGACACCGCATCCGTCGCAAAGCGGGGAAGCAACCCTGCGCCTGGAATCTCTCGAGATCAAGGATGATCGCATCGCAGTCACGTTCGAGGGGTGTGCAACAATAGGCGCATGA
- a CDS encoding endonuclease domain-containing protein, with protein sequence MGELFTRKDVKQSTKSIYALRKAVASGEVIRIMQGWYTKSCTTPLGLARELCRKIPDFVLAGESAEQLFSGQELTFPIQGYVKHSRRAVSNEFVVTTRKRTVQSFTHNKVRVVTGYQKLIFDGHSSGVERLYSGRSGAQKMRLHQREHPRKRKRADTILKRYGADSGAELKVANLLRKLGFEPEHNYLIGGYAFDLVLPKKKIAIEINSWEFHSERGQFVADHVKGNEAVVRGWTVLRFSGSDIAHHLGYVSEILQEILKKRKRRFRPLVWRWHLGAN encoded by the coding sequence ATGGGGGAATTATTTACCAGGAAAGACGTCAAGCAATCCACAAAATCTATCTATGCGCTGCGGAAAGCAGTGGCATCGGGGGAAGTGATACGAATAATGCAGGGATGGTATACGAAATCATGTACTACTCCTTTAGGGCTTGCGCGCGAACTCTGCCGGAAAATCCCAGACTTCGTTTTAGCTGGTGAGAGCGCTGAGCAGCTTTTCTCTGGCCAAGAGCTCACCTTTCCCATCCAGGGGTACGTGAAGCATTCCCGAAGGGCAGTAAGCAACGAGTTCGTGGTTACAACCCGAAAGAGGACTGTTCAGTCGTTTACACATAACAAGGTCAGAGTGGTCACCGGGTACCAAAAGCTTATTTTCGACGGCCATTCGTCCGGCGTTGAGCGCCTGTATTCCGGAAGATCCGGGGCCCAAAAGATGCGCCTTCACCAGCGTGAACACCCACGGAAACGGAAACGGGCGGACACGATTCTAAAAAGGTACGGTGCAGACAGTGGCGCCGAGCTCAAGGTCGCGAACCTGCTGCGCAAGCTTGGGTTCGAACCTGAACACAATTATCTCATTGGCGGGTATGCGTTCGACCTCGTCCTGCCCAAAAAGAAGATTGCCATCGAAATTAATTCATGGGAATTCCATTCGGAGCGCGGTCAATTCGTGGCGGACCATGTGAAGGGAAACGAGGCAGTTGTCCGTGGGTGGACAGTGCTGCGTTTCAGCGGTTCTGACATTGCCCACCACCTCGGCTACGTCAGCGAAATCCTGCAAGAAATCCTCAAGAAACGGAAGCGGCGCTTCCGACCCCTGGTGTGGAGGTGGCACCTTGGCGCGAATTAG